The DNA region CTCCTCTGGAATCTTCGTCTCTCCACACGAATCGGAATTCAAGAGGAGCAGCGCCGGTATATGTATCATCTGGAGAAATGGTAACTTTCTCTTCATGAATTGCTCCGTTTTCAGAAAGCAAGATTGCCACGGGAGACATATCCAACAGTTCTGTCTTTCCCCCGTCAGCCCACACCGGTAAATGTCCAAGCAGCAACATTGCCGCACAAACGATATATGAAAACAATCCGCATCGCATAATACCTGCAAAAATAACGGTTTCCAAGCGAATATCAGCGGATACATAGGATTTTTCAGTTTTAAAATGCACAATATTATTTCTTAACGCATTCCTTTCGTTAATTTTAGGCAAAATTCTTACCTTTGCAGCTACTTTGGGAAATTGTAAACGTAAACCAACGATATCGAATGAGAACGATTAACCGGATTTTCTGCTCTTTGCTGCTTGCCAGCGCATGCAGTCTCGGAGCAATTGCGCAAGAGAACCAGTCATATTTTCTGCATACCATTGAAAAAGGGCAAAGCCTTTATTCCATATCCAGTATGTATGGTGTCACACAGTCGGACATCGTGAAGTTGAATCCAGGAAGCGATGAAAAAATATTTGTAGGACGCACTCTCCGTATTCCACGGACAGCTGCCAATACTCAGACAGAGACCTTTCACACCATAGAACAAGGTGAAACGCTCTATCGGCTAACCGTCAAGTACGGTGTGTCTGCCAAAGCCATTTGTGATGCCAATCCCGGACTGAGTGCGGAAAACTTCCGCATCGGGCAGGTAATACGCATACCTTCTGCCAGCGAAACCGATGTGGTCACCACTGAAAATGTTACAGAAGTCGCCATCCCCACCATCCAAGGTCCCGTACAATCACGTTGCCGGGATATGCATAAGGTAAAACGGAAAGAAACCGTATACAGCATCAGTCGTGAATATGGCATCTCAGAGGCAGAATTAATAGCCGCCAACCCTGAATTGCAAGGTGAAGATAAGATTAAAAAAGGTACTTTCCTATGTATCCCTTATCCTATCGCACAAGTAGAGAAACCCGCGCAACCGCAGGTAGCACCCAGCAACAGTGAATTATTCAGCGAAAATAAAAAAGAAACAGAACGCTTCAGCACTATCAAAGCCGCTCTTATCCTTCCTTTCCTGGATGTTTCCAAAAGTGAAGCGGCACGCATGGTAGAGTACTACGAAGGATTCCTCATGGCCGTAGACAGTTTGAAACGCAGTGGAGTATCCATTGATCTATACACTTACAACTCAGGACCTGAGAATGCGTCTCTGAACTCCATTCTTTCCAAAAAAGAAATGAAAGATATGGATATTATCTTTGGGCCGTTACACCAACAGCAAGTCAAACCTTTGGCAGATTTTGCACAGAAGAATGATATCCGCCTGGTAGTGCCATTTACTTCCAAAGATAATAACGTATTCCGCAACCCATCTATTTATCAGATTAATACTCCTCAATCATACCTCTATTCTGAAGTGTACGATCACTTCGTACGTCAGTTCCCGAATGCCAACGTAATCTTTATAGAAGCCAGCACGGGTACAAAAGATAAAGTAGAATTTATCAAAGGTCTGAAAGACGAACTGAAAAACCGCTCCATTCCTATGAAATCATTGAAAGAGGATGCAACGGTAGAATCTCTGAAAACAGTATTACGTACCGACCGGGAAAATATATTCATTCCCACTTCGGGAAACAATATGACTTTGATAAAGATACTTCCCCAATTGACTTTGTTGGTTCGCGATAATCCGGAAAGCAATATTCATTTGTTCGGTTATCCGGAATGGCAAACTTATACAAAAGATCACTTGGAAGCATTCTTCGAACTGGATACTTACTTCTATTCATCATTCTATACCAACAACCTGTTACCTGCCGCCATCAATTTCACCAAGAGTTATCGCAGATGGTACGGTAAGGAAATGGACGAACGCTATCCCAAATTCGGAATGTTGGGCTTCGATACCGGTTATTTCTTCCTGAAAGGTCTGTCGCGTTATGGTTCTGAATTAGAAAAGAACATGCAACGCATGGATCTGGTGCCTATCCAGACCGGATTCAAATTCCAACGTGTAAACAATTGGGGTGGATTCATCAACAAAAAAGTATTCTTTGTACGTTTCACCAAGAATTACGAGTTGGTAAAACTGGATTATGATTGATTACAGAAGTTTTAAATCCAAAGACAATGAAGATAAAAAATAGTATAGGGGCTGCCTTGCTGCTTGCCGCATGGGCTTTGCCCAGTCATGCACAGATTGGCGAACAACGCCGGAATTTTGCAGTAGGCTTCAACGGCGGTATCAATATCAATAGCGTCAGCTTCTCTCCTACGGTCCGGCAAAAAAGCCTGATGGGTATCAACGGAGGCTTAACAGCACGCTATATCTCCGAGAAATACTTCAGCATGATTTGTGGCGCACAAGTCGAACTGAACTTTTCTCAACATGGTTGGAGTGAATTCGATGAAGATCACCCCGAACTGGAATATATACGCAAGATGAATTACGTAGAGATACCGCTTCTGGCACATCTGGCATTCGGCAGAGACCGTGGAGTACAATTTTTCGTTCATGCAGGTCCGCAAATAGGCTTTTTTATCAGTGATACCAGAAAGAAGAATGACGCATGGAACAACTATACCTCTACTCCTGAACAACACGATAAGAATGTAGAAAACAAATTCGATTATGGTATTACCGGTGGTGCCGGATTGGAACTACGTACCAAAGCCGGTAATTTCCTTGTAGAGGGCAGGTACTACTATGCCCTGTCCGACTTCTACAAAAGCACCAAGAAAGACTATTTCTCCCGTTCAGCACACGGCACTATAGTAGCGAAAATAACCTATCTGTTTGATCTCAAAAAATAAATTTCCTAATACGGAAGAATAAATTAAATTACTCAATACAGAAAAAGAAATCCCCAATACAAAAAAGAAACGTCCCGAGACTTCTGTACAAAATCCCGGGACGTTTCTCTTTTGTCTGCTTTCTCTTATTTTCTCAATCTGAAACTATCCGCTGCTTTCACCATTACTTCATCACGATAAATAGCGCGGAAAGACAAATAATTCAAAACAATAGAAATTGCGGGAAGACAAAGTGCCCAACCTAATTGGAAAGACATTGCATCCAAATCATCTTTCAACATAAACATAAATACGAAAAATGCCGCATAATATCCAATCAATAAAATACTGTTGAATACCGTCATACGAACTTGCAACATCCGGTTACGAAACAGGAAAATAGTACAGAATGCCACAACAGTACTCAAAAACAAAATTCCAAATAATCCCCATGTAGATTGAAAGGCATCACCTGCCAACGTCACACCCAATGGCTTAAAAACAAATGCAGTAACTCCATCCGAAGCAATAAATCGCCCTACCGGCAAACACATAGC from Bacteroides sp. MSB163 includes:
- a CDS encoding porin family protein; its protein translation is MKIKNSIGAALLLAAWALPSHAQIGEQRRNFAVGFNGGININSVSFSPTVRQKSLMGINGGLTARYISEKYFSMICGAQVELNFSQHGWSEFDEDHPELEYIRKMNYVEIPLLAHLAFGRDRGVQFFVHAGPQIGFFISDTRKKNDAWNNYTSTPEQHDKNVENKFDYGITGGAGLELRTKAGNFLVEGRYYYALSDFYKSTKKDYFSRSAHGTIVAKITYLFDLKK
- a CDS encoding LysM peptidoglycan-binding domain-containing protein — protein: MRTINRIFCSLLLASACSLGAIAQENQSYFLHTIEKGQSLYSISSMYGVTQSDIVKLNPGSDEKIFVGRTLRIPRTAANTQTETFHTIEQGETLYRLTVKYGVSAKAICDANPGLSAENFRIGQVIRIPSASETDVVTTENVTEVAIPTIQGPVQSRCRDMHKVKRKETVYSISREYGISEAELIAANPELQGEDKIKKGTFLCIPYPIAQVEKPAQPQVAPSNSELFSENKKETERFSTIKAALILPFLDVSKSEAARMVEYYEGFLMAVDSLKRSGVSIDLYTYNSGPENASLNSILSKKEMKDMDIIFGPLHQQQVKPLADFAQKNDIRLVVPFTSKDNNVFRNPSIYQINTPQSYLYSEVYDHFVRQFPNANVIFIEASTGTKDKVEFIKGLKDELKNRSIPMKSLKEDATVESLKTVLRTDRENIFIPTSGNNMTLIKILPQLTLLVRDNPESNIHLFGYPEWQTYTKDHLEAFFELDTYFYSSFYTNNLLPAAINFTKSYRRWYGKEMDERYPKFGMLGFDTGYFFLKGLSRYGSELEKNMQRMDLVPIQTGFKFQRVNNWGGFINKKVFFVRFTKNYELVKLDYD
- a CDS encoding DUF4293 domain-containing protein, whose translation is MIQRIQSVYLLIVTGLLIAAMCLPVGRFIASDGVTAFVFKPLGVTLAGDAFQSTWGLFGILFLSTVVAFCTIFLFRNRMLQVRMTVFNSILLIGYYAAFFVFMFMLKDDLDAMSFQLGWALCLPAISIVLNYLSFRAIYRDEVMVKAADSFRLRK